The Gallus gallus isolate bGalGal1 chromosome 5, bGalGal1.mat.broiler.GRCg7b, whole genome shotgun sequence region TGGGAGATATGGCCTTCTCTGGCACGGGAGAAGAACAGCAGTAGGCCATCCAACTCACTGTGATTTCCATTTAGATTGCAGTAAAGGAAATATCTCACCATACCTGTGAGCTTGTTCAGTTAAAAGAACCTGGTTGCAGGTGCACCCTGCtcaaggagctgctggagcagatggcCAGGCTGCTGTGAGAAATCAGCAGCCTGAGGAGCTCTTGGGGATCTCTGAGGAGGAGCTGTGAACCTGCTTCCACTGCAGGCACGCAGCCTCCTCCTAAGGCCCTGCAAGTGGGAGTAGCCAATGCAGCCGCTCACCTGCAGGTCAGAGATCTAGACAGCCTGCGAGAGGAAAGGGGCTGGACCCTCAtctctgctcaaagcagatGGGAGCGtctgcccccaaacccccagtGCTGCCGACCCCTGCAGTGTCCCCTACGGTGTCCCCGAGTAATGGATTCGAGGCTCTCGCATGGGAGAGGGATGAAGGTTTGCAAAGCAGCCCAAACTCATGCCCTGGGAAGCACACTGAGAATGCAGGGAGTAGCAAGCACAGGGAGCAGGGCCGGTCAGGGCACTGCATCGATACCAGTGGCACCAAAAATGGCGGAGAGTCTTAGCAACGGGGCGGGGGGACGGACTCCTCGCTGGGAGGCACTGAGGCTCCCATTTGCCGCCCGGGTAATCTCTCCAGTGAGGCGTGCTCTGTTCCAGGGGCACGTGTATGTTAGAGACATTGGGAAGGCTCTACCACGGCTCATGTAAGCGGAAGACTGCTACCCTTTTACTGTCATTCAGGCTGGGCCCCAGGATGCTGCAGTGAGGAAACTAAAGCGTGTTAAACAGGACTTTGCATTCCTTGGAAAGATGTTGAAGGGATCAGGGGTGCAGGCAgagttctcctctgtccttccGATGGGTAGCTGGGACCCAGGAAGATGGAGGAGAACGTGTCAGGTAAACAACTGGCTGAATGGGTGGTGTCTTGATCAAGGCTTTGGGCATTTTGATCTCGGACAGGCCTTTGAGGTACTGGGTAGGGGGGCTCCTGATGGACTCCAACTGAGCGAGCGGGGCAGAAGTGTACTGGGGAACAAGTTCTGTGGATTGATTACCAGGGCTTCCAACGAGATCCGAAGGGAGAAGGGATGGGTATTAGATGTGACAGAGAAGGGCTGAGGGACGTTGTCACTGTTGGAGACTGCGGGGAGAAACCTCTGAGTTGTCCCATAGGATCGTGCAAGGGCTCCTCAGAGGAGGCAATGGCGCCGATACTCCGTCCAAAATCTTCTTGTGTCCCTCTCGGGGTAACTGCGATCTCATTGCAGTCACGGAGAGGTGGTGGGGCGGCTCGCCTGACTGGGATGCTGTCACAGAGGGCCAAGTCCTTTTTAGAAAAGACAGGCTGGGCAAGCGAGGTGGAGGAGCTGCCCTTTTGTCACGGAGGTATCTCTAGATCCGTCTGTGTCCgtgacagggggacagcaggcccacaggcccaccggcccagaaaacaaggaaagagagagagagagagaggggaaaaaaaaaaaaaaagcgtccACAGTTTACAggccagcccagcccagcccagccccgtGACTGGTGAGGCAGGAGACCCACAGACCCACGCCCcgagaaagggggaaagggagaaggggaaagggtagggagatagCAGATGGATCTACAAACAGAACAGCGGCAGCGATCTGAGAAGGAACATTCCTTTACTAAggatgatatcagaatgcaagataacacaatatgaCACAGTCCAGTTGGAACTGAGGCCAACAAATCAACCAAAATGAGAGAGACAGTGCCCAAACCGAGGCCCTTCCTCGAAAGCTGCAGGCGAAAAGCGGCAAGGGACCGCATGCTCCTCGACAGCGACCAAAGAGAGATCCTCCGCCAGGAGCTCCACCTCTCTTCCTCTGGGTGCAAACTCCTCTGGGGAATGCAGCCTCGCCGCCCCGAGAAAGAAGCACCCAGAAACAGCGGTCCACAGATCCGGAACATTGACTGTTCaactcccagtgctttacaCGATCTTATCCTGTGGAACACCACttttccctgctgaaatacacagcCACCTCCACAAAGCTCACAGGCTCCTGCAAGCAAGGTGCTCCTTGCTGGGAACAGCcaaggcccagggaagcagctcgGAGAGGAGGGAAACTGCAGGCCCAGCAGCTTCTCTGTCCCCAGCACGCAAATGCTGGCTGAGGGCATCTCGCGGTGTCCCTGCGCTCCCATCTCTTGCCCCTTGCCTTCTCCTGGCTGTTTCCCCAAGCCCCCGCCCACCAGAGATGGAAGTGCTATGGgcatttgctgctctcctgcaggctgcatcagtcacaggtgaaggcagcagTTGAACTGGAGCCTGCTGGGACAAGAGAAATGGCAGGGGAGGTGTGAGGGAATGCAGCAGCCCCTGTCCGTGACAACCGTTCTAACTGAGAAGCAAGAGATCCTTCGGGGCTATGAAACAAAGATGGGCAGAAAGGTGTTATCTGCAAAATGCCAGGTTTGGAAGTTACACGCAAAGCTTCTTTTTGGCTGCCCCTCTGCCTTACAAAGGATAGCACAAGAGAAGAGCAGCTCATCGCAAAGATTCTTCCTTGTAGCTGTCCTgaacttttcttctctctgcctgctgcctcttGGAACGTCCCCCAGGACCGTGGGGGTCCTGAGCATGACTCGTCCTTACTTGGAAGGCAGGCAGTTCAGAGCTATCACTTGTTCCCTCCAAAACCTTCCCTGGAGAACCAGGAAAGCGGATTGCCAGAAAACAAGAGGACTGTACACGCTTTTTTTGGGTTtggttattttgtatttttttttaataatatttttggtgttggtgttgttgttgttgtgttgttttgttttgttgttttagtcCAGTCCAATGTAACGAATTCCCAGTCATACAGATGATGAATGTTCAAGGTCTTGCTGCTGATGGACCACGCTCCACTTGAACGTGAAGTGGAGCAGGAGGTAGTCTTCATCCACAAAGGTGGAATTTTGATGGGATGTTGCTGTCTGATGGAGAGGAATCTCTGCGTCCCCCAGGATCAGCCAACAGACGGACACAGATTTCTGGGTGGTGACCGTCACCTTCTGCCACCGCTCCTGCTGCCCGGTCTCTCTTCATCATCGGGATCCAGCAGGAGATCACGAAGCTCTGGAGGCACGGTTGTGTCCTGGTCATCGTCTGAAACTTCTTCCACCAGATTGGAAGGCACCAGTCCTCTTGTGCCGTCCGTCAGCTCTCCCAGCAACCAGCCATCCTCATCCACGTCTCCAGAGATGTAAACGTATTGTCCCGCAGTCAGCGGAAGCTCGTTTTCTGGGTCCTCATTAGGGCCCTCAAAAGGATTGTAGCTGTGACGAGCTAAGAATCTTCGAATTAGTGGTGGTGATGATGGCGGTCTGCGAGAATGCAGGCTGCAGACTGCCATCAGCCGCACTTCCGACTCCTCCAACCTCTCCTGTGggttggagcattcctgctCTGGGTTTCCGTGCGGCTCCAGCTTTCTGCCATTCTCCTTTTCCAAAGGCCGTCCCTGTAGCTGGTTGACTTGCTCTGCCTTTTCTGAGGCCTCGCTGGATGTGGAAGAGGCCTCCTTGAGCTGCCGgactccttcctgcagctgcttggtGAGGAGGCTGAGCGTACGCCTCTTGTCCTCGCACCGCTCCACCTCCTGCCTCATCTGCTGAGAGCTTCTGCTCCTCAGCAGGCAGATCTCCTCTTGAAGGAGGCTGCACTGTCTCTGCAGGTccttcagctccctcagcagaaGAGcgtcctgctcctgcagctccgtGCGCTCAGGTGGGCAGGCCTCTTGttgctctgcagcctgaacGCCCACCTCTGCTACAGCCCGATGGCAGGCCCTGGCCCCGTTGCAGGAGACGGGCGGCTGGCCCTCACCGTGCTGCAGGATGTACTGCAGGAAGCCTCTCCTTTGCTCCTGCAGTTCCCGCTGGAGGCGCAGCACGTGGGCGGCCTGCTCTCCACGGGgcttccagcagagctgccgCTGGACTTCCTGCTGCACTCTGCGCTCCCCGCTGCTGCTGTCgcccctcagcagctcctccaccagctgccGCTGCAGATGCCATGCCTGGCGCACGGTGTCATTGCGCTGCTTCTGCAGCCGCTCCTGCATCTGGCGGAGCTGGGCCTCCTTCGCCCGCAGCAGTTGGCGGATCTCTGTCTCCCGCTGCCTCTGGCTCTGCTCGCGCAGGCGCTGCAGCTTTGACGCCCGCTCCCGCTCCCACTTGGAGCGCAGGCGGTCGGCCAGGAGCTGCCCCGGGCCCCGGTTGGTAGAGGGCCGTCTGCCTGGGAGCCCCAGGTCTTCCTTGGCCGTCTCTGGCACCTAGaaccagaaaatcatagaataacagaacGGTTGGGGTAGGAAGGGGCCTTCAAGACTCTCCTGTCCCAAGcccgtgccatgggcagggacagctTCCACgaggtcaggttgcccagaggcgcctccagcctggcctggagcactgccagggatggggcaaccacagcctctgtgggcagcctgtgccagcgcctcagcACCCTCACGGTGCCGATTCTTTCTCCCTCATCTCTcacccaaatctcccctcttctgctttcaaggCACTGTCCTCTGTTGTATCACTACCCTCCCTTACCAGGCACTGGAAGGCCGCTCTGtgctctccccagagcctccccTCCCCCGGGCTGAACAATCCCCACTCTCTCAGTGTGCCATCTCACCTGGACGTGAGCGTCCTTTGCAGCATGGCTGTCCACGAGCTTGGGCTcgccctcccagctccccacgATGTATTGGTTGAACAGCCtcctctccagctccagctgatgctggagGTGGCGGATGCAGGCGGGCTGCTCACCATCCGTCTCCCAGCGCAGCTTGCTGAGGACGTCCTGCAGCTTGGCGCGGGCCTCCCAGATGCTCCTGTGGGGGCTCCTCAGCTCCtgggccagcagctgctgcagctcccgaGCCTGGCGCAGGGCGGCATCGCACTcccgctgcagcagctccttggtGGCGTGCAGCTCGGCCTCCTTCCAGCGCAGCAGCTGCCGCGTCTCCGTCGCCCGCTGCCACTGCTCCCGCTCCTTCAGCCGCTGCTcctcctgggcctgctgcttctcccaggcACAGCGCAGTTGGttggccaggagctgctgctcccgcTTTGCTGCCTCCCGCAGCATGGCCACGCGGATCTGAAGAGACCCTCGGCCTCCAAAAGCTGTGGCCAAAGGCCACCGAAAGTCGCTCTCCTTCCTGGggtctgcagggacagctgcCCCTGACCCCGTAGCGCCCACTGCCTCTCGTCCCTGTCGCGAGGGTGTGCCGACAGTGAATGCCGTGGCAGGGTGCGCCAGCGGCCTTTTATACTGTGTGCTGGCCCAGGTCATAATGGCGGGTGGGGCAGTGGCCTTCACTGCTATTGGACGGTGCGGCCTTCTGGCCCAGCTCATAGTGGAGGGTGGGGCTGCGGCCTtctgcgctatggggcagagcgaCCCTGTGCCCCCAGCACGTAATGGAGGGTGGCGCGCAGTGGCTTGAAGCTGTGTTGGGTGGTAGAGACGTCACGGTGTTGGGCGGAACCGCCTCCCACAGCGCTGGGCTGCATGGACGACCTTTGGTGGTGCTGGGAGATATGGCCTTCTCTGGCACGGGAGAAGAACAGCAGTAGGCCATCCAACTCACTGTGATTTCCATTTAGATTGCAGTAAAGGAAATATCTCACCATACCTGTGAGCTTGTTCAGTTAAAAGAACCTGGTTGCAGGTGCACCCTGCtcaaggagctgctggagcagatggcCAGGCTGCTGTGAGAAATCAGCAGCCTGAGGAGCTCTTGGGGATCTCTGAGGAGGAGCTGTGAACCTGCTTCCACTGCAGGCACGCAGCCTCCTCCTAAGGCCCTGCAAGTGGGAGTAGCCAACGCAGCCGCTCACCTGCAGGTCAGAGATCTAGACAGCCTGCGAGAGGAAAGGGGCTGGACCCTCAtctctgctcaaagcagatGGGAGCGtctgcccccaaacccccagtgctgctgaccCCTGCAGTGTCCCCTACGGTGTCCCCGAGTAATGGATTCGAGGCTCTCGCATGGGAGAGGGATGAAGGTTTGCAAAGCAGCCCAAACTCATGCCCTGGGAAGCACACTGAGAATGCAGGGAGTAGCAAGCACAGGGAGCAGGGCCGGTCAGGGCACTGCATCGATACCAGTGGCACCAAAAATGGCGGAGAGTCTTAGCaacggggcggggggggggggggacggactCCTTGCTGGGAGGCACTGAGGCTCCCATTTGCCGCCCGGGTAATCTCTCCAGTGAGGCGTGCTCTGTTCCAGGGGCACGTGTATGTTAGAGACATTGGGAAGGCTCTACCACGGCTCATGTAAGCGGAAGACTGCTACCGTTTTACTGTCGTTCAGGCTGGGCCCCAGGATGCTGCAGTGAGGAAACTAAAGCGTGTTAAACAGGACTTTGCATTCCTTGGAAAGATGTTGAAGGGATCAGGGGTGCAGGCAgagttctcctctgtccttccGATGGGTAGCTGGGACCCAGGAAGATGGAGGAGAACGTGTCAGGTAAACAACTGGCTGAATGGGTGGTGTCTTGATCAAGGCTTTGGGCATTTTGATCTCGGACAGGCCTTTGAGGTACTGGGTAGGGGGGCTCCTGATGGACTCCAACTGAGCGAGCGGGGCAGAAGTGTACTGGGGAACAAGTTCTGTGGATTGATTACCAGGGCTTCCAACGAGATCCGAAGGGAGAAGGGATGGGTATTAGATGTGACAGAGAAGGGCTGAGGGACGTTGTCACTGTTGGAGACTGCGGGGAGAAACCTCTGAGCTGTCCCATAGGATCGTGCAAGGGCTCCTCAGAGGAGGCAATGGCGCCGATACTCCGTCCAAAATCTTCTTGTGTCCCTCTCGGGGTAACTGCGATCTCATTGCAGTCACGGAGAGGTGGTGGGGCGGCTCGCCTGACTGGGATGCTGTCACAGAGGGCCAAGTCCTTTTTAGAAAAGACAGGCTGGGCAAGCGAGGTGGAGGAGCTGCCCTTTTGTCACGGAGGTATCTCTAGATCCGTCTGTGTCCgtgacagggggacagcaggcccacaggcccaccggcccagaaaacaaggaaagagagagagagagagaggggaaaaaaaaaaaaaaagcatccacAGTTTACAggccagcccagcccagcccagccccgtGACTGGTGAGGCAGGAGACCCACAGACCCACGCCCcgagaaagggggaaagggagaaggggaaaggctAGGGAGATAGCAGATGGATCTACAAACAGAACAGCGGCAGCGATCTGAGAAGGAACATTCCTTTACTAAggatgatatcagaatgcaagataacacaatatgaCACAGTCCAGTTGGAACTGAGGCCAACAAATCAACCAAAATGAGAGAGACAGTGCCCAAACCGAGGCCCTTCCTCGAAAGCTGCAGGCGAAAAGCGGCAAGGGACCGCATGCTCCTCGACAGCGACCAAAGAGAGATCCTCCGCCAGGAGCTCCACCTCTCTTCCTCTGGGTGCAAACTCCTCTGGGGAATGCAGCCTCGCCGCCCCGAGAAAGAAGCACCCAGAAACAGCGGTCCACAGATCCGGAACATTGACTGTTCaactcccagtgctttacaCGATCTTATCCTGTGGAACACCACttttccctgctgaaatacacagcCACCTCCACAAAGCTCACAGGCTCCTGCAAGCAAGGTGCTCCTTGCTGGGAACAGCcaaggcccagggaagcagctcgGAGAGGAGGGAAACTGCAGGCCCAGCAGCTTCTCTGTCCCTAGCACACAAATGCTGGCTGAGGGCATCTCGCGGTGTCCCTGCGCTCCCATCTCTTGTCCCTTGCCTTCTCCTGGCTGTTTCCCCAAGCCCCCGCCCACCAGAGATGGAAGTGCTATGgccatttgctgctctcctgcaggctgcatcagtcacaggtgaaggcagcagTTGAACTGGAGCCTGCTGGGACAAGAGAAATGGCAGGGGAGGTGTGAGGGAATGCAGCAGCCCCTGTCCGTGACAACCGTTCTAACCGAGAAGCAAGAGATCCTTAGGGGCTATGAAACAAAGATGGGCAGAAAGGTGTTATCTGCAAAATGCCAGGTTTGGAAGTTACACGCAAAGCTGCTTTTTGGCTGCCCCTCTGCCTTACAAAGGATAGCACAAGAGAAGAGCAGCTCATCGCAAAGATTCTTCCTTGTAGCTGTCCTgaacttttcttctctctgcctgctgcctcttGGAACGTCCCCCAGGACCGTGGGGGTCCTGAGCATGACTCGTCCTTACTTGGAAGGCAGGCAGTTCAGAGCTATCACTTGTTCCCTCCAAAACCTTCCCTGGAGAACCAGGAAAGCGGATTGCCAGAAAACAAGAGGACTGTACACGCTTTTTTTTGGGTTtggttattttgtatttttttttttaataatatttttggtgttggtgttgttgttgttgtgttgttttgttttgttgttttagtcCAGTCCAATGTAACGAATTCCCAGTCATACAGATGATGAATGTTCAAGGTCTTGCTGCTGATGGACCACGCTCCACTTGAACGTGAAGTGGAGCAGGAGGTAGTCTTCATCCACAAAGGTGGAATTTTGATGGGATGTTGCTGTCTGATGGAGAGGAATCTCTGCGTCCCCCAGGATCAGCCAACAGACGGACACAGATTTCTGGGTGGTGACCATCACCTTCTGCCACCGCTCCTGCTGCCCGGTCTCTCTTCGTCATCGGGATCCAGCAGGAGATCACAAAGCTCTGGAGGCACGGTTGTGTCCTGGTCATCGTCTGAAACTTCTTCCACCAGACTGGAAGGCACCAGTCCTCTTGTGCCGTCCGTCAGCTCTCCCAGCAACCAGCCATCCTCATCCACGTCTCCAGAGATGTAAACGTATTGTCCCGCAGTCAGCGGAAGCTCGTTTTCTGGGTCCTCATTAGGGCCCTCAAAAGGATTGTAGCTGTGACGAGCTAAGAATCTTCGAATTAGTGGTGGTGATGATGGCGGTCTGCGAGAATGCAGGCTGCAGACTGCCATCAGCCGCACTTCCGACTCCTCCAACCTCTCCTGTGggttggagcattcctgctCTGGGTTTCCGTGCGGCTCCAGCTTTCTGCCATTCTCCTTTTCCAAAGGCCGTCCCTGTAGCTGGTTGACTTGCTCTGCCTTTTCTGAGGCCTCGCTGGATGTGGAAGAGGCCTCCTTGAGCTGCCGgactccttcctgcagctgcttgctAAGGAGGCTGAGCGTCCGCCTCTTGTCCTCGCACCGCTCCACCTCCTGCCTCATCTGCTGAGAGCTTCTGCTCCTCAGCAGGCAGATCTCCTCTTGAAGGAGGCTGCACTGTCTCTGCAGGTccttcagctccctcagcagaaGAGcgtcctgctcctgcagctccgtGCGCTCAGGTGGGCAGGCCTCTTGttgctctgcagcctgaacGCCCACCTCTGCTACAGCCCGATGGCAGGCCCTGGCCCCGTTGCAGGAGACGGGCGGCTGGCCCTCACCGTGCTGCAGGATGTACTGCAGGAAGCCTCTCCTTTGCTCCTGCAGTTCCCGCTGGAGGCGCAGCACGTGGGCGGCCTGCTCTCCACGGGgcttccagcagagctgccgCTGGACTTCCTGCTGCACTCTGCGCTCCCCGCTGCTGCTGTCgcccctcagcagctcctccaccagctgccGCTGCAGATGCCATGCCTGGCGCACGGTGTCATTGCGCTGCTTCTGCAGCCGCTCCTGCATCTGGCGGAGCTGGGCCTCCTTCGCCTGCAGCAGTTGGCGGATCTCTGTCTCCCGCTGCCTCTGGCTCTGCTCGCGCAGGCGCTGCAGCTTTGACGCCCGCTCCCGCTCCCACTTGGAGCGCAGGCGGTCGGCCAGGAGCTGCCCCGGGCCCCGGTTGGTAGAGGGCCGTCTGCCTGGGAGCCCCAGGTCTTCCTTGGCCGTCTCTGGCACCTAGaaccagaaaatcatagaataacagaacGGTTGGGGTAGGAAGGGGCCTTCAAGACTCTCCTGTCCCAAGcccgtgccatgggcagggacagctTCCACgaggtcaggttgcccagaggcgcctccagcctggcctggagcactgccagggatggggcaaccacagcctctgtgggcagcctgtgccagcgcctcagcACCCTCACGGTGCCGATTCTTTCTCCCTCATCTCTcacccaaatctcccctcttctgctttcaaggCACTGTCCTCTGTTGTATCACTACCCTCCCTTACCAGGCACTGGAAGGCCGCTCTGtgctctccccagagcctccccTCCCCCGGGCTGAACAATCCCCACTCTCTCAGTGTGCCACCTCACCTGGACGTGAGCGTCCTTTGCAGCATGGCTGTCCACGAGCTTGGGCTcgccctcccagctccccacgATGTATTGGTTGAACAGCCtcctctccagctccagctgatgctggagGTGGCGGATGCAGGCGGGCTGCTCACCATCCGTCTCCCAGCGCAGCTTGCTGAGGACGTCCTGCAGCTTGGCGCGGGCCTCCCAGATGCTCCTGTGGGGGCTCCTCAGCTCCtgggccagcagctgctgcagctcccgaGCCTGGCGCAGGGCGGCATCGCACTcccgctgcagcagctccttggtGGCGTGCAGCTCGGCCTCCTTCCAGCGCAGCAGCTGCCGCGTCTCCGTCGCCCGCTGCCACTGCTCCCGCTCCTTCAGCCGCTGCTcctcctgggcctgctgcttctcccaggcACAGCGCAGTTGGTTGGCCAGGAGTTGCTGCTCCCGCTCCTTCAGCCGCTGCTCCTCCTGGGCCTTCTGCTTCTCCCAGGCACAGCGCAGTTGGttggccaggagctgctgctcccgcTTTGCTGCCTCCCGCAGCATGGCCACGCGGATCTGAAGAGACCCTCGGCCTCCAAAAGCTGTGGCCAAAGGCCACCGAAAGTCGCTCTCCTTCCTGGggtctgcagggacagctgcCCCTGACCCCGTAGCGCCCACTGCCTCTCGTCCCTGTCGCGAGGGTGTGCCGACAGTGAATGCCGTGGCAGGGTGCGCCAGCGGCCTTTTATACTGTGTGCTGGCCCAGGTCATAATGGCGGGTGGGGCAGTGGCCTTCACTGCTATTGGACGGTGCGGCCTTCTGGCCCAGCTCATAGTGGAGGGTGGGGCTGCGGCCTtctgcgctatggggcagagcgaCCCTGTGCCCCCAGCACGTAATGGAGGGTGGCGCGCAGTGGCTTGAAGCTGTGTTGGGTGGTAGAGACGTCACGGTGTTGGGCGGAACCGCCTCCCACAGCGCTGGGCTGCATGGACGACCTTTGGTGGTGCTGGGAGATATGGCCTTCTCTGGCACGGGAGAAGAACAGCAGTAGGCCATCCAACTCACTGTGATTTCCATTTCGATTGCAGTAAAGGAAATATCTCACCATACCTGTGAGCTTGTTCAGTTAAAAGAACCTGGTTGCAGGTGCACCCTGCtcaaggagctgctggagcagatggcCAGGCTGCTGTGAGAAATCAGCAGCCTGAGGAGCTCTTGGGGATCTCTGAGGAGGAGCTGTGAACCTGCTTCCACTGCAGGCACGCAGCCTCCTCCTAAGGCCCTGCAAGTGGGAGTAGCCAACTGCAGCCGCTCACCTGCAGGTCAGAGATCTAGACAGCCTGCGAGAGGAAAGGGGCTGGACCCTCAtctctgctcaaagcagatGGGAGCGtctgcccccaaacccccagtgctgctgaccCCTGCAGTGTCCCCTACGGTGTCCCCGAGTAATGGATTCGAGGCTCTCGCATGGGAGAGGGATGAAGGTTTGCAAAGCAGCCCAAACTCATGCCCTGGGAAGCACACTGAGAATGCAGGGAGTAGCAAGCACAGGGAGCAGGGCCGGTCAGGGCACTGCATCGATACCAGTGGCACCAAAAATGGCGGAGAGTCTTAGCaacggggcggggggggggggggacggactCCTTGCTGGGAGGCACTGAGGCTCCCATTTGCCGCCCGGGTAATCTCTCCAGTGAGGCGTGCTCTGTTCCAGGGGCACGTGTATGTTAGAGACATTGGGAAGGCTCTACCACGGCTCATGTAAGCGGAAGACTGCTACCCTTTTACTGTCATTCAGGCTGGGCCCCAGGATGCTGCAGTGAGGAAACTAAAGCGTGTTAAACAGGACTTTGCATTCCTTGGAAAGATGTTGAAGGGATCAGGGGTGCAGGCAgagttctcctctgtccttccGATGGGTAGCTGGGACCCAGGAAGATGGAGGAGAACGTGTCAGGTAAACAACTGGCTGAATGGGTGCTGTCTTGATCAAGGCTTTGGGCATTTTGATCTCGGACAGGCCTTTGAGGTACTGGGTAGGGGGGCTCCTGATGGACTCCAACTGAGCGAGCGGGGCAGAAGTGTACTGGGGAACAAGTTCTGTGGATTGATTACCAGGGCTTCCAACTAGATCCGAAGGGAGAAGGGATGGGTAATTAGATGTGACAGAGAAGGGCTGAGGGACGTTGTCACTGTTGGAGACTGCGGGGAGAAACCTCTGAGCTTGTCCCATAGGATCGTGCAAGGGCTCCTCAGAGGAGGCAATGGCGCCGATACGTCCGTCCAAAATCTTCTTGTGTCCCTCTCGGGGTAACTGCGATCTCATTGCAGTCACGGAGAGGTGGTGGGGCGGCTCGCCTGACTGGGATGCTGTCACAGAGGGCCAAGTCCTTTTTAGAAAAGACAGGCTGGGCAAGCGAGGTGGAGGAGCTGCCCTTTTGTCACGGAGGTATCTCTAGATCCGTCTGTGTCCgtgacagggggacagcaggcccacaggcccaccggcccagaaaacaaggaaagagagagagagagagaggggaaaaaaaaaaaa contains the following coding sequences:
- the LOC121111029 gene encoding peripheral-type benzodiazepine receptor-associated protein 1-like isoform X1, which gives rise to MSWARRPHRPIAVKATAPPAIMTWASTQYKRPLAHPATAFTVGTPSRQGREAVGATGSGAAVPADPRKESDFRWPLATAFGGRGSLQIRVAMLREAAKREQQLLANQLRCAWEKQQAQEEQRLKEREQWQRATETRQLLRWKEAELHATKELLQRECDAALRQARELQQLLAQELRSPHRSIWEARAKLQDVLSKLRWETDGEQPACIRHLQHQLELERRLFNQYIVGSWEGEPKLVDSHAAKDAHVQVPETAKEDLGLPGRRPSTNRGPGQLLADRLRSKWERERASKLQRLREQSQRQRETEIRQLLRAKEAQLRQMQERLQKQRNDTVRQAWHLQRQLVEELLRGDSSSGERRVQQEVQRQLCWKPRGEQAAHVLRLQRELQEQRRGFLQYILQHGEGQPPVSCNGARACHRAVAEVGVQAAEQQEACPPERTELQEQDALLLRELKDLQRQCSLLQEEICLLRSRSSQQMRQEVERCEDKRRTLSLLTKQLQEGVRQLKEASSTSSEASEKAEQVNQLQGRPLEKENGRKLEPHGNPEQECSNPQERLEESEVRLMAVCSLHSRRPPSSPPLIRRFLARHSYNPFEGPNEDPENELPLTAGQYVYISGDVDEDGWLLGELTDGTRGLVPSNLVEEVSDDDQDTTVPPELRDLLLDPDDEERPGSRSGGRR